From Kitasatospora sp. MAP12-44:
CCTCCCAAGGCGGGACGCGGTCCAGGCGGGCGCGCATCAGGGCGCCCCGGATGCGGCGGAACACCCAGCCGTCGGCGATCTCCGAGGGACGCTCCAGGGAGTCCTGGGCTCCGGCGTCGGAGGCGCGTTCCATCGCGGCGAGCTCCATGTAGGCGGCGAACGCCCAGGTGGCCTCCTCCCGGGCCCGCTTGGCCTTGTCCCGCAGCGCGAAGTCGGGCAGCAGCCAGCCGCCGGCCGCTGCGACCGGACCGCCGAGCACGGGGAGGGTGAAGCCCGTGCTCCAGCCGCCCAGGACCAGGATCGCCACCATCAGCGAGGGCAGCAAAAGGCCCAGCAGTGCCAGGGCCGCCTTGGCGGCGAGGAATTCCCCGGGGCTCTGGCCCACCAGGTCGAGGTCCTGCAGCGGGATGCGCAGCCCGGCGCGGCCGCCGAAGCGATCGGCGGCTGCCGATCCCGCACGCTCCCACCACGGCGCCGCCTTCGCCGTGTCGTCCTCGGTCCGGGGAAGGGGGATGGGGACTTTGCCTTCGACGCGGTCCAGGGCGGCGCCGAGCTCGGGCGGCGCGGGGGCGAGTTCGCGCACCAGCAGCGCCAGGCCGCCGCCCAGGACGGCGCCGGCGACGATCGCGTACGGCGTCACGAGGCCACCGCCCGACCGGCCGCCGGCGAGGGGGTGAGCGCGGCGCGGGGGCCAGCGCCGGCGGCGTCGGCGCTGTCTTCGAGGAAGCCGGGCAGCTGCTTGGCGGCGCCCAGGCGGTGCATCCAGGTGAACAGGCCGACCGCGGCGGCCAGCAGCAGCATCAGCACGACCACCCCGGGGGCGGTGTTGTAGGGGGCGACGTAGCCGCGGTTGAAGGAGATACCGACGATCACGACGGTGGCGATGCAGCAGATCCACCGGGCGGTGGTCCGGGCCTTGGCCCGGTCCGCTTCCACGTCGCGCCGCCGGCGCACCACGTCCGCGGTGGTCGCGCCGAGGTCGGACAGCACCTGCGCCAGGCCCGGGCCGCGGTCGCGGATGCGCAGCGCCAGCGCGGCGCCGACCAGGTCGGCGCGCGGGTCCCCGAACTCACGGGCGAAGGCCCTCAAGGCGACCTGGGCGTCCCAGCGGGCCTGCAGTCGCGCGGCGAGGTCAGCGACCTCGCGGACGATCGGCGCTGGTGCGGTGCGCAGCGAGGCGTTGATGGCCTCCTCGATGCCGGTGCCCACCCGCACCAGGTCGCCCAGGCGCTTGGTCCACTGGGCGAGGGCGTCCAGGCGCTTGATCCGCTCGATGGCGGCCTTGTTGGGGGC
This genomic window contains:
- a CDS encoding type II secretion system F family protein, with translation MGALIAAFGGVCLLIGGLGLVAGLRGTTAPPPRPRSRLARAGGTRPPRARRRLRIQAITAVCAFTLVWLFTGWLPSAVVITATVFFLPWLLAPNKAAIERIKRLDALAQWTKRLGDLVRVGTGIEEAINASLRTAPAPIVREVADLAARLQARWDAQVALRAFAREFGDPRADLVGAALALRIRDRGPGLAQVLSDLGATTADVVRRRRDVEADRAKARTTARWICCIATVVIVGISFNRGYVAPYNTAPGVVVLMLLLAAAVGLFTWMHRLGAAKQLPGFLEDSADAAGAGPRAALTPSPAAGRAVAS